From a single bacterium genomic region:
- a CDS encoding ROK family protein — translation MKSFKKILGLDIGGTNIKAGVSVVPPEITEFKSFPTDTSAIREQIASIAKTFKPDAIGIGIAGLIGNGIVYSSPNLAKINNTSLKDFLEHKLKIPVTVENDANMYAFGEWKHGAGKGSHSMLLLTLGTGVGGGIINDNKLYTGEGFAGEIGHTTIAPDGAACECGNYGCLETFVGSAAIVLKAKQGLMLGIKTSLVKHSKITPEVISKEAYKGDKFSLSIIEGVGYYLGIGIANACAIMDPEIVVIGGGVSKAGKILFNKINDTLEKRLFLLPYTGKNKRKKLTIVPAKLGDEAGVLGSITYITDKLNIKH, via the coding sequence ATGAAATCTTTTAAAAAGATTTTAGGGTTGGACATCGGTGGAACCAACATAAAAGCAGGCGTATCCGTTGTGCCTCCCGAAATAACTGAGTTCAAAAGTTTCCCCACGGACACATCCGCCATCCGTGAACAAATTGCATCAATCGCAAAAACCTTTAAGCCGGATGCAATTGGAATAGGAATAGCGGGACTCATCGGGAACGGAATCGTATACTCTTCTCCCAACCTTGCAAAAATAAACAACACTTCCTTGAAAGATTTTCTCGAACATAAACTTAAAATTCCGGTCACCGTAGAAAACGACGCCAATATGTACGCATTCGGTGAATGGAAACACGGCGCGGGTAAAGGCTCACACAGTATGTTGCTTCTCACCCTCGGGACGGGAGTCGGTGGAGGGATTATAAACGACAACAAGTTATATACCGGCGAAGGATTCGCAGGAGAAATCGGGCATACTACCATCGCTCCGGACGGGGCGGCTTGTGAATGCGGTAACTACGGCTGTCTGGAGACTTTCGTTGGAAGCGCGGCAATCGTGCTCAAAGCAAAACAAGGACTTATGCTGGGCATAAAAACGTCGCTTGTTAAACACTCCAAAATAACCCCGGAAGTCATATCAAAAGAAGCTTATAAAGGAGACAAATTTTCGTTGTCAATAATTGAGGGCGTTGGTTATTATCTCGGGATAGGGATTGCGAACGCTTGCGCCATAATGGATCCGGAGATAGTCGTAATCGGCGGTGGAGTCTCGAAAGCAGGAAAAATATTATTCAACAAAATAAATGATACATTGGAAAAGCGGCTGTTTCTATTGCCTTACACCGGGAAAAACAAAAGAAAAAAACTCACAATCGTTCCTGCAAAACTCGGGGACGAGGCGGGTGTGCTTGGGAGCATAACGTACATTACAGACAAATTAAATATTAAACATTAA
- a CDS encoding tail fiber domain-containing protein — MRKTFGSFLVGILLLPAVLLGGQKTAVRNVTIQRATVLQTKGGTKSGVPAEINYQGWLGSATDTSAITDKLNMVFKLYDTVTGGTELWTESQDTVYVIKGVFNVLLGSVTPIPDSFFNNTSLYLETQVESEALSPRKKLTSVGYAIKSKRSDNATRADTATTAINLQGLDTTIFNGKYVSKSGDNMTGHLSVSATSANDMISSTQSGTGSAGYFQITNGSNTNPVLYGTTNGTGSAGHFQVSNASNSNPAVYGVTNGSGESMYGAASGSGIAVRGTTNGTGRAGYFSINNASNSTDAFYGTTNGSGNAIYGYTTGLGKAGYFQINNASNSNPAVQGSTNGSGSAVRGLASGISSAGGFEISNVSNSASALYGTTNGSGNALYGSTTGTGRAGYFNINNASNSADLLYLNSNGSGNFINASNGAYLSNGGTWTDASSREYKENIEDLRLDEAISTVRNLNPVKFNYKKYAGEKCVGFIAEDVPDLVATKDRKGLSPMDIVAALTKVVQEQQKNIQQQQKQINALKEKIDQLSK; from the coding sequence ATGCGAAAGACTTTCGGCAGTTTTTTAGTCGGGATTTTATTACTCCCGGCTGTTTTATTGGGCGGACAAAAAACCGCAGTTCGTAACGTAACCATTCAGCGAGCCACCGTTCTTCAAACAAAGGGCGGAACAAAATCGGGCGTCCCTGCAGAAATCAATTACCAAGGGTGGCTCGGTTCGGCAACGGACACTTCAGCAATCACGGATAAATTAAATATGGTATTCAAGTTATATGATACTGTAACAGGCGGCACGGAATTATGGACAGAATCACAAGACACCGTGTATGTAATCAAAGGAGTATTCAACGTACTACTCGGCAGCGTAACGCCTATACCCGACAGCTTCTTTAATAATACTTCTCTTTACCTCGAGACACAGGTAGAAAGCGAAGCGTTATCCCCGAGGAAAAAACTTACAAGCGTAGGTTATGCAATAAAATCAAAACGTTCGGACAATGCAACCCGCGCCGATACAGCCACTACGGCTATCAACTTACAAGGCTTAGACACAACTATCTTCAACGGCAAATATGTATCTAAATCCGGAGATAATATGACGGGTCATCTTTCCGTTTCGGCGACTTCAGCTAATGATATGATTTCTTCAACTCAATCAGGTACGGGCAGCGCAGGATATTTTCAGATAACCAACGGTTCAAACACAAACCCGGTATTGTACGGAACCACAAATGGCACGGGTAGTGCGGGGCATTTTCAGGTAAGCAATGCGTCAAATTCAAATCCTGCGGTATATGGTGTCACGAATGGCAGCGGGGAATCCATGTACGGGGCTGCAAGCGGAAGCGGAATTGCAGTGCGCGGAACTACAAACGGTACGGGTAGGGCAGGGTATTTTTCAATAAATAATGCTTCAAATTCAACTGATGCATTCTATGGAACTACGAACGGCAGTGGGAATGCAATTTATGGTTACACGACTGGCTTGGGCAAGGCAGGATATTTCCAGATAAACAATGCTTCAAACTCAAATCCTGCAGTGCAGGGATCTACAAATGGCAGCGGGAGTGCAGTGCGCGGATTGGCAAGCGGGATATCCAGCGCCGGAGGATTTGAAATAAGTAATGTTTCAAATTCGGCTTCCGCACTGTATGGAACGACAAACGGCAGCGGAAATGCACTATATGGTAGTACAACCGGCACGGGCAGGGCAGGGTATTTCAATATAAATAATGCTTCGAACTCGGCGGATTTGCTTTATTTAAATTCAAACGGAAGCGGTAATTTTATAAATGCTTCTAACGGCGCGTATCTCAGTAATGGCGGAACATGGACTGACGCAAGCAGCCGCGAATATAAAGAAAACATAGAAGACCTGCGGTTGGACGAGGCGATAAGCACGGTAAGGAACTTAAATCCGGTTAAATTCAATTATAAGAAATACGCGGGAGAAAAGTGTGTAGGCTTTATAGCGGAAGACGTGCCTGACCTTGTAGCGACGAAAGATAGAAAAGGGTTGTCGCCGATGGACATCGTCGCAGCTTTGACAAAAGTAGTGCAGGAACAACAGAAAAACATACAGCAACAGCAGAAACAAATAAACGCGCTCAAGGAAAAAATAGACCAACTGTCGAAATAA
- a CDS encoding T9SS type A sorting domain-containing protein codes for MGYIKYFLVSAVLGGFVFTYNDGTNISNAPGCSCSSDFTQHSVAVDSRNRVHIVWLSDEISDTTSKLLNTYKAKFLTKNINLLKNKDGNSLCRLFYNRSLEMGKTFIDTTGDTTKLTGLSLSYRRSLDGGATFDSVLRLADTIYSPPTISTNNLDAVHIFYTKYAENYHIHYLRSADGGSVWEDTVLYESDSTSSLGGVCMDVSGDNVVHSIWRKTISDTINFIYTHSFNSGLQWSTPVENLVTTPDISITLGEPGDALIPSYAPCPAISSFDNFVHLVWQDSRDDSSGEIYYKRSMDSGQVWSSDSRLTTDSAYSICPTVASSGNSVYIGWLQKEKQDSGFSYYIKHSADGGTSWDSSVCLVPETENLLSIFGTPQVNTRDNFVTVIYGVAEYDSSEGRDIAKTHLKYSNDNGLIWNSITFGAQGCVAYCPSATIDNSGNSHIVWTGGIYQLNTRDIYYAKVSLIAVEENSNIKYQNVKMKIIKNKIFLSVPNDYCPNTLITIYDLSGRPKETLYSGTLTKGDYTFTPNIHKSGIYFVRLNAGNFAETKKLILIK; via the coding sequence ATGGGATACATTAAATATTTTTTAGTAAGCGCAGTCTTGGGCGGATTTGTTTTTACTTATAACGATGGAACCAACATAAGCAATGCTCCGGGGTGTTCCTGTAGTTCCGATTTTACCCAGCATTCCGTTGCCGTGGATTCGCGAAACCGTGTTCATATCGTATGGCTTAGTGATGAGATTTCCGATACAACCTCAAAATTATTAAACACTTATAAAGCGAAATTCCTCACAAAAAATATAAACTTGTTAAAAAACAAGGACGGGAATTCGTTATGTCGTCTTTTTTATAATCGTTCTCTTGAGATGGGAAAAACGTTTATTGATACAACCGGCGACACGACAAAACTTACCGGGCTTTCTCTTTCTTACAGGCGTTCTCTCGACGGAGGAGCAACTTTTGATAGCGTCTTAAGACTTGCTGATACAATTTATTCTCCGCCTACTATCTCAACTAACAACCTGGATGCCGTTCATATATTTTATACTAAATATGCAGAGAATTATCATATTCATTATCTTCGTTCCGCAGACGGCGGAAGCGTATGGGAAGATACGGTATTATACGAATCAGACTCGACTTCGTCTTTGGGAGGCGTATGTATGGATGTATCCGGAGATAATGTCGTCCATTCAATCTGGAGAAAAACAATAAGTGACACTATTAATTTTATTTATACTCATTCTTTTAACAGCGGTTTGCAGTGGTCAACGCCGGTTGAAAATTTGGTAACCACTCCTGACATATCTATAACTTTAGGAGAACCGGGGGATGCTCTTATACCGTCGTATGCTCCTTGCCCGGCAATATCCTCTTTTGATAATTTTGTGCATCTGGTATGGCAGGATTCAAGGGACGATTCAAGCGGAGAAATATATTACAAACGTTCGATGGACAGCGGGCAAGTCTGGAGCTCCGACAGCAGACTTACGACGGATAGCGCTTATTCCATTTGTCCGACGGTTGCTTCGAGCGGGAATTCAGTCTATATAGGATGGTTGCAAAAAGAAAAACAAGACTCCGGATTCTCTTATTATATAAAACATTCCGCGGATGGAGGAACAAGTTGGGACTCTTCCGTTTGTCTGGTCCCGGAAACGGAAAACCTGCTTTCAATTTTTGGAACACCTCAAGTTAACACCCGGGATAATTTTGTGACGGTTATTTATGGAGTTGCCGAATATGACAGTTCAGAAGGAAGGGATATTGCAAAAACCCACTTAAAATATTCGAATGATAATGGGTTAATTTGGAATAGTATTACTTTCGGCGCACAAGGTTGTGTCGCTTATTGCCCGTCGGCAACAATTGACAACTCCGGAAATAGCCATATAGTATGGACAGGCGGAATATACCAACTTAATACCCGGGATATTTATTATGCGAAAGTTTCGTTAATTGCAGTGGAAGAAAATTCAAATATTAAATATCAAAATGTAAAAATGAAAATAATTAAAAATAAAATCTTCCTCTCCGTTCCTAATGACTATTGCCCTAATACACTAATAACGATTTACGATTTAAGCGGACGACCAAAAGAGACTCTCTATTCCGGCACATTAACTAAAGGCGATTATACCTTTACGCCCAACATCCACAAGAGCGGAATCTATTTTGTGAGACTGAATGCGGGGAACTTTGCAGAAACGAAAAAACTAATACTGATAAAATAG
- a CDS encoding kelch repeat-containing protein, whose product MHKFTKFVFAFILCGNVVYGTGRWSLTGDLNTPRNGSQFVTLTDSKVMMLGGMSTAASISYETFDPATGKWQRDNYPVDTTLEANDHTSAILLPNGNVLLESNHGYLWNYNPQTKTWQNTWLHWQTSLSGSMQECWNLLYDGRVLFVDRPAGPPCYIYEWEIDSLRRIANNIDGSSSLYDRFNSAEVRLPDGKVMMVGGWRLDQQVYKSCEVFDPVSETFSYTDSLLTGLCKHVAVLLRTSPQKVLTAGGQTTASQLYDVSTQKWSYSGAQNISPRVIPALALLPNGKAFLIAGSGLKSCELYDPATGMWTNTDSMAINRWHFSAAILPTGKVLVAGDYNVPSDARTEIYDPAENPGWTTKAQLNTSRCAATATLLPIKYIADCSSHVLIVGGEDAGGTALSSCELFCYQFDTTKYTGSLNTPRTHHTANLTADPEGKVFVAGGKNTGSALSSCEMYDLNGGIWSSTASMNTPRFDHTSTLLKDGTILVTGGENTGYTNTCEIFNGSIWTTTAAMTTARARHTAVLLLNGNIMVIGGETSAGTPTNTCEMWNPASGNWTSTGNLITSRCWHSAVLLQSGKVLVIGGKGTGGTALSSCEIYDPATGQWSQAPSLNQARYLHSATMTYAGLVMVSGGNGDLTSCEIYDPATNEWTNTGTLTSGRSYFSTILVPGEKPFVYAIGGIGSSNVLSSIERFDFGLGYEFTWQSSIYNYNPITAISSTMAIEGSLFRDITEADGGNHCHVSNTDHPIISLVRIGGGNFQGNGGGDIITMPSSSYWDTANTIVHPQVSDFAGYYRLWSIVNGIPCKWYEPKMAVEEPSISDFGLGNADLKIIKEKIYLDVPKAMQAELKIYDLCGRLQSTVYNGIFSKGDYTFTPNIKKSGVYFVRLTAGNYKQTKKLVLVK is encoded by the coding sequence ATGCATAAATTTACGAAGTTTGTGTTCGCGTTTATACTTTGCGGAAACGTAGTGTATGGGACAGGTAGATGGTCGTTAACCGGGGATCTTAATACACCAAGAAACGGTTCTCAGTTTGTAACGCTCACGGATTCAAAAGTTATGATGTTGGGCGGAATGTCAACCGCGGCTTCAATAAGTTATGAAACTTTTGACCCGGCTACAGGAAAATGGCAGAGGGATAATTACCCTGTTGATACTACTTTAGAAGCAAATGACCACACTTCTGCAATATTGCTCCCGAACGGAAACGTTTTACTCGAAAGCAATCACGGGTACCTCTGGAATTATAACCCGCAAACAAAAACATGGCAAAATACCTGGCTTCACTGGCAAACTTCCCTTTCAGGGTCAATGCAAGAATGTTGGAACTTATTATATGATGGAAGAGTGCTTTTTGTTGACCGCCCGGCTGGACCACCCTGTTATATTTATGAATGGGAGATAGATTCTTTGCGCAGGATTGCAAATAATATTGATGGTTCAAGTAGTTTATATGACCGTTTCAATTCTGCGGAAGTAAGATTGCCGGACGGAAAGGTTATGATGGTTGGCGGATGGAGACTCGACCAGCAGGTCTATAAATCTTGCGAAGTTTTTGACCCGGTCTCGGAAACGTTTAGTTACACGGATTCCTTATTAACCGGGTTGTGTAAACATGTAGCTGTTTTGTTAAGAACATCCCCTCAAAAAGTATTAACCGCCGGCGGACAGACAACGGCATCCCAGTTGTATGACGTTTCAACCCAAAAATGGTCATATTCAGGAGCACAAAATATTTCCCCGAGAGTAATCCCGGCACTGGCGTTACTCCCAAACGGCAAAGCATTTTTAATTGCAGGAAGCGGCTTAAAAAGTTGTGAACTTTATGACCCGGCAACCGGGATGTGGACAAATACAGACTCTATGGCAATAAACAGATGGCATTTCTCTGCTGCGATTCTACCTACGGGAAAAGTTTTAGTTGCCGGAGATTATAATGTCCCTTCTGATGCAAGAACCGAAATTTATGATCCTGCGGAAAATCCGGGATGGACGACCAAAGCACAATTAAATACATCACGCTGTGCGGCTACCGCAACATTATTGCCAATAAAATATATTGCCGATTGTTCGTCCCACGTCCTTATCGTCGGCGGAGAAGATGCCGGCGGAACGGCATTGTCTTCATGCGAATTATTTTGTTATCAGTTTGATACTACTAAATATACGGGTTCATTAAATACCCCGAGAACACACCATACCGCAAATTTGACGGCTGACCCGGAGGGTAAAGTTTTTGTCGCGGGCGGTAAAAACACAGGCTCGGCGCTTAGTTCTTGCGAAATGTATGACTTGAACGGAGGAATATGGTCTTCTACGGCAAGTATGAACACTCCAAGATTTGACCATACTTCCACTTTATTAAAAGACGGAACTATTCTTGTTACGGGTGGAGAAAATACCGGTTATACAAACACTTGTGAAATATTTAATGGAAGCATTTGGACAACTACAGCAGCAATGACAACGGCAAGAGCAAGACATACGGCGGTTTTGTTGCTGAACGGAAATATAATGGTAATCGGAGGAGAAACCTCGGCAGGGACACCAACCAATACTTGCGAAATGTGGAATCCCGCATCCGGAAACTGGACATCCACAGGAAACTTAATTACTTCTCGTTGCTGGCACAGCGCTGTTTTATTGCAAAGCGGAAAAGTTCTTGTAATCGGTGGAAAAGGAACCGGCGGAACCGCACTCTCAAGTTGTGAAATTTATGACCCGGCAACCGGACAATGGTCTCAGGCGCCAAGCCTCAACCAGGCTCGTTATTTACACAGCGCTACAATGACTTATGCAGGATTAGTAATGGTTTCCGGTGGAAACGGCGACTTGACGTCCTGTGAAATTTATGACCCGGCAACAAATGAATGGACAAATACCGGAACGCTTACTTCGGGAAGAAGTTATTTTTCAACTATCCTTGTTCCCGGGGAAAAACCTTTTGTGTATGCAATTGGAGGAATCGGTAGCAGCAACGTTCTCAGTTCTATAGAAAGATTTGATTTTGGACTTGGATACGAATTCACATGGCAATCAAGTATATATAATTATAATCCTATAACCGCTATATCTTCTACTATGGCCATAGAGGGCTCACTCTTCAGAGACATAACGGAAGCAGACGGCGGAAATCATTGTCACGTATCAAATACCGATCATCCTATTATTTCTCTTGTGCGTATCGGCGGCGGAAATTTCCAGGGTAACGGCGGAGGAGATATTATTACGATGCCTTCAAGCTCTTACTGGGATACGGCTAATACAATCGTGCACCCGCAAGTGTCCGATTTCGCAGGATATTACAGATTGTGGTCAATAGTAAACGGAATTCCTTGTAAGTGGTATGAACCAAAAATGGCAGTGGAAGAACCTTCCATTTCGGATTTTGGATTGGGGAATGCGGATTTAAAGATAATAAAAGAAAAGATTTATTTGGATGTGCCGAAGGCAATGCAGGCAGAATTAAAAATATATGATTTATGCGGAAGACTTCAAAGCACTGTCTATAATGGCATATTTAGTAAAGGGGATTACACGTTCACGCCGAACATAAAAAAGAGCGGTGTATATTTTGTGAGATTAACGGCGGGAAATTATAAGCAAACCAAAAAACTTGTTTTAGTAAAATAA
- a CDS encoding T9SS type A sorting domain-containing protein: MRKYLIFSIVFIVVTTSNSFAQHPGWTVYDSSNSGLFDDWVRAIAIDGNNKWIGTGWSLTKFDGTNWTAVIEIPGISVITVEGSNKWVGNHYGGLMKFDGTNWTIYDTSNSPLPDIRVFAIALEGSNKWVGTLGDIYAGGHPGGGLAKFDGTNWTTYDTSNSGLLDNWITAIAIEGNNKWIGNYDDGLVKFDGTNWTVYDTSNSGLPDNDVRVIAIQGNNKWIGTWGGGIAKFDGTNWTTYDTLNSGLPDNDVYALAIQGNNIWAGTLGGGIAKFDGTNWTVYDTLNSGLPSNDVTVLTLDGNKLWIGTFWSGIAVYNTTGIEESKELKAQSSELRVIKNKISLSVPNNYYTNTLITIYDLSGRLQSTLYSGTLTKGDYTFTPNIHKSGIYFVRLTAGDYKETKKLVLIK; the protein is encoded by the coding sequence ATGAGAAAATATTTGATATTTTCTATTGTTTTTATTGTAGTAACAACCTCTAATAGTTTTGCTCAACACCCGGGTTGGACTGTGTATGACAGTTCAAACTCAGGGTTGTTTGACGACTGGGTCAGGGCTATTGCAATAGACGGAAATAATAAATGGATTGGCACCGGTTGGAGCCTTACAAAGTTTGACGGGACTAACTGGACTGCTGTGATTGAAATCCCGGGAATCAGCGTTATTACAGTAGAAGGGAGCAATAAATGGGTCGGCAATCATTATGGTGGTCTTATGAAGTTTGACGGAACTAACTGGACTATTTATGATACCTCAAATTCACCTTTGCCTGATATTCGGGTTTTTGCTATTGCTTTAGAAGGGAGCAATAAATGGGTCGGCACTCTTGGGGATATTTATGCAGGTGGCCACCCCGGCGGTGGTCTTGCAAAGTTTGACGGAACTAACTGGACTACCTATGACACGTCAAATTCCGGTTTGCTCGATAACTGGATTACAGCTATTGCAATAGAAGGGAACAATAAATGGATTGGCAATTATGACGATGGACTTGTAAAATTTGACGGGACTAACTGGACTGTATACGACACTTCAAATTCCGGGCTGCCCGATAATGACGTTCGGGTTATTGCAATACAAGGGAATAATAAATGGATTGGTACCTGGGGCGGCGGCATTGCAAAATTTGACGGGACTAACTGGACTACCTATGACACATTAAATTCCGGACTGCCGGATAACGATGTCTATGCTCTTGCAATACAAGGAAACAATATATGGGCCGGCACTCTTGGTGGCGGCATTGCAAAGTTCGACGGCACTAACTGGACTGTTTATGACACATTAAATTCCGGACTGCCTTCTAACGACGTCACTGTTCTTACGCTGGACGGAAATAAACTCTGGATTGGAACTTTTTGGAGCGGTATTGCAGTGTATAATACGACGGGAATAGAAGAAAGTAAAGAGTTGAAAGCTCAAAGTTCAGAGTTGAGAGTTATTAAAAATAAAATTTCCCTCTCCGTCCCCAATAACTATTATACTAATACACTAATAACTATCTACGACTTATCAGGTAGACTTCAAAGCACTCTCTATTCCGGCACATTAACTAAAGGCGATTATACCTTTACTCCCAATATCCACAAGAGCGGGATATATTTTGTGAGACTGACCGCGGGGGATTATAAGGAAACGAAAAAATTAGTACTGATAAAATGA
- a CDS encoding tail fiber domain-containing protein, which produces MRKTFGSFLVGILLLPVVLLGGQKTAVRNVTIQRTDILEAKGRTKSGVPSEINYQGWLGYASDTSAITAKINMIFRLYTTPTGVTPLWNEAQDTVYVIKGVFNVLLGSVTPIPDSFFNNTSLYLETQVGSEVLSPRKKLTSVGYAIKSKRSDNSTRADTASYALAANVTYVDSARISTNSYNWNGNVWGTEVPKANLSDTASFVAGANVGGEVTKANLSDTASFVAGANVGGEVTKANLSDTASFVAGANVGGEVANANKADTATYAVNANITYIDSTRISTNSYKWNGNVWGTEVPKANLSDTASFVAGANVGGEVANANKADTATYAVNANITYIDSSRISTNSYKWNGNVWGTEVPKANLSDTASFVAGANVGGEVANANHSDTAGYAVTANVAYVDSARVSVTSHSLQGKDTTNFNAKYVISSGDTMTGPLGVSAASSSNLISSDQSGSGRAGAFNISNASNSNEALYATTNGDGNAIYGYATGEGGAGAFQVANNLSSASALVGSTNGSGQAIWGSTDGSGVAVEGYTTGTANAGYFHIANASNVNPALQGATNGSGYAVYGYTTGTGRAGNFQINNASNTSEALYTATNGSGYSMYGYTNGVGGAGFFQINNASNSSYALEGNTNGSGHAVYGYTSGSGNGVSGYTTGTSSAGYFQVVNASNGASALGVTTNGTGSAVYGYTTGTGKAGNFQINNASNGNNAVYGYTNGTGYAMYGYTTGTSNAGYFQVNNSSNTNGALYCTSNGSGGNSIISYATGTGGRAGYFAISNGSNGSQAFCATTNGTGTGGYFGINNASNASEALYATTVGTGKAGYFQINNASNASDLLYLTSTGTGRFINASNGAYLSNGGTWTNSSSRAYKENIEELRVDEALSAVKNLTPVKFNYKKDKGEEYVGFIAEDVPDLVATNDRKGLSPMDIVAALTKVVQEQQKQIDVLKEKVDQLSK; this is translated from the coding sequence ATGCGAAAGACTTTCGGCAGTTTTTTAGTCGGGATTTTATTACTCCCGGTTGTTTTATTGGGTGGACAAAAAACCGCGGTTCGTAACGTAACCATTCAGCGAACTGACATTCTTGAAGCAAAAGGCAGAACAAAATCAGGCGTCCCCTCAGAAATTAATTACCAGGGGTGGCTCGGTTATGCATCCGACACTTCAGCAATCACGGCTAAAATTAATATGATATTCAGGTTATATACCACTCCGACGGGAGTTACTCCCCTATGGAATGAAGCTCAAGACACCGTGTATGTAATCAAAGGAGTATTCAACGTACTACTCGGCAGCGTAACGCCAATACCCGACAGCTTCTTTAATAATACTTCTCTTTACCTCGAAACACAAGTCGGAAGCGAAGTTTTATCTCCGAGAAAAAAACTTACAAGCGTAGGTTATGCAATAAAGTCAAAACGTTCGGACAATTCAACCCGCGCGGATACCGCGAGTTATGCACTTGCCGCTAACGTTACGTACGTAGATTCGGCAAGAATCTCGACCAACTCTTATAACTGGAACGGCAATGTTTGGGGAACCGAAGTCCCGAAAGCCAACCTCTCGGATACCGCAAGTTTTGTCGCAGGCGCAAACGTAGGCGGTGAAGTCACGAAAGCCAATCTTTCGGACACCGCAAGTTTTGTTGCGGGTGCGAACGTGGGCGGGGAAGTCACGAAAGCCAATCTTTCGGACACCGCAAGTTTTGTTGCGGGTGCGAACGTGGGCGGGGAAGTCGCAAACGCTAACAAAGCGGATACCGCAACTTATGCAGTTAATGCAAACATTACATATATTGATTCAACAAGAATCTCGACTAACTCTTATAAGTGGAACGGCAATGTTTGGGGGACCGAAGTCCCGAAAGCCAATCTCTCGGATACCGCAAGTTTTGTTGCGGGTGCGAACGTAGGCGGGGAAGTTGCAAACGCTAACAAAGCGGATACCGCAACCTATGCAGTTAATGCAAACATTACTTATATTGACTCATCAAGAATCTCGACTAATTCTTATAAGTGGAACGGCAATGTTTGGGGGACCGAAGTCCCGAAAGCTAACCTCTCGGATACCGCAAGTTTTGTTGCGGGTGCGAACGTAGGCGGGGAAGTCGCAAACGCAAATCACTCGGATACTGCGGGATATGCGGTTACTGCAAACGTCGCGTATGTTGATTCGGCGAGAGTATCGGTAACGTCTCACAGTTTACAAGGGAAAGATACTACCAATTTTAACGCTAAATATGTGATATCCTCCGGAGACACGATGACAGGTCCGCTTGGTGTTTCGGCGGCTTCCTCTTCTAATCTGATTTCTTCTGACCAGAGCGGCTCGGGCAGGGCAGGGGCTTTCAATATATCCAATGCTTCGAATTCAAATGAAGCATTGTATGCGACGACAAATGGTGACGGGAATGCAATTTATGGATATGCAACCGGAGAAGGTGGCGCCGGGGCTTTTCAGGTAGCCAATAATTTAAGTTCAGCTTCTGCGTTGGTCGGAAGCACGAATGGTAGCGGACAAGCGATATGGGGATCTACTGACGGAAGCGGGGTTGCGGTAGAAGGTTATACGACCGGAACCGCCAACGCCGGGTATTTCCATATAGCAAATGCTTCAAACGTAAATCCTGCATTGCAGGGGGCTACGAATGGTAGCGGATATGCGGTTTACGGCTATACGACGGGGACCGGGAGAGCCGGGAATTTCCAGATAAACAATGCTTCAAATACAAGCGAGGCTTTGTATACGGCTACGAATGGAAGCGGGTATTCAATGTACGGGTATACAAACGGCGTCGGCGGCGCGGGATTTTTCCAGATAAACAACGCCTCAAATAGTTCTTATGCGTTGGAGGGGAACACGAACGGAAGCGGACATGCGGTGTACGGTTATACGAGCGGTTCCGGAAACGGGGTGAGTGGGTATACAACAGGTACAAGCAGTGCCGGGTATTTCCAGGTAGTCAATGCTTCAAATGGCGCTTCTGCTCTGGGGGTAACCACAAACGGCACAGGAAGCGCGGTTTACGGCTATACGACGGGAACCGGGAAAGCCGGGAATTTCCAGATAAACAATGCTTCAAATGGGAATAATGCGGTTTATGGATATACAAACGGAACAGGATATGCAATGTACGGTTATACAACCGGGACCTCCAACGCCGGGTATTTCCAGGTAAATAATTCTTCAAATACAAATGGCGCGCTATATTGCACTTCAAATGGCAGCGGTGGAAATTCCATAATTTCTTATGCAACCGGAACCGGCGGCAGGGCAGGATATTTTGCGATAAGTAATGGTTCAAATGGAAGCCAGGCGTTCTGCGCAACTACAAATGGAACGGGCACGGGCGGGTATTTCGGGATAAACAATGCTTCAAATGCAAGCGAGGCGTTATATGCGACTACAGTCGGAACGGGCAAGGCAGGTTATTTCCAGATAAACAATGCTTCAAACGCTTCAGATTTGCTTTATTTAACGTCCACCGGGACGGGAAGATTCATCAATGCTTCTAACGGCGCGTACCTCAGTAATGGCGGAACATGGACAAATTCAAGCAGCAGGGCATACAAAGAAAACATAGAAGAACTACGGGTGGATGAAGCGTTGAGTGCGGTTAAAAACCTGACTCCGGTTAAGTTCAATTATAAGAAAGACAAAGGAGAAGAGTACGTAGGTTTCATAGCTGAAGACGTTCCCGACCTTGTAGCGACGAATGACAGAAAAGGATTATCGCCGATGGATATCGTAGCGGCGTTGACAAAAGTAGTGCAGGAACAGCAGAAACAAATAGACGTATTAAAAGAAAAAGTAGACCAACTGTCAAAATAA